CGGGCGTCCCCGCCCGACACTTTTCGCGAGCTCGTGTAGGTCAAGACCCCACCAGAGGCCAAACAGGGGGGGGTCTTGACATCAACCGCCACCGATGCTCCCCCGAATCGTCAAAACCCCTCTCCAAAAATCCTCCGTTGGGTTTTGACCTACAAGAACTGAGTTTTGTGTAGGTCAAGACCCTATCAGAGGCTCAACGTGGGCAGGGGTCTTGACACCCCTTGGCGGATAATCCAACCGTTTTCTGTCGTTTTTGGGAAAAAGGTTCCAAATATTTCTTGACAACATGTGGAAAAGTTTTACCTTAGGGTCGAGCGTGTGTGACGCATTATAGGCGGATCCGAGAGCCAAATTAGATTCGGCTATAACAAGTATTCCTCTTTTAAGAACAGTCGATTGGTAAAGTGAACGGACCCACCCGAACGGTGAGTTCTGTCTGCTGTTCTCACATACTGCACTGACAGAACGTTCGTTCGGACGTCTTACCCTTCACCGTATCCCTGTTCATCCTCCCACTCATTCCACTATCGATGCGTAACCGTGAACCGTGAACCTTTTAGTGGAATCATTTCAGGAGGTGACTCAGTTAGTTCACCTGATATAAGCGTCCAGAAGCGACTAAGTAATTTACTGCACGACTATACTTGGACCGCGAAGCCATGTGATGAGGTGGCTCCGACGATCCAGACTCCAAGATAGGAATCATAATGAATTCGTTAACGGTGGTTAGAATCTCTCCCTTCCCTAGACATCATGAGATTATGGACATATCCCGCATGGTTGCCGATAACCTCGGTATATCTGGTATATGCTCCGGACCACAGAAGGCGGATTTACTCGTTCCTTATTTAAGGAGGAATTAAATGTTAAAAAGACTGTTAACCGCGGTACTCGTTTTGGGCGTCCTTTTTGCCTTTAACGGTACAGCATTTTCCAACCCATCGGACATACCACGGGATCTTGATCCTAAGGATCGTGACCTACCCACTGTAACGGGTACCACGTCCAAGGCTCAACTCCAGCCCGGTCAAGTCAACACGCCGAACAAGTCCTGGCCTCGCGTTCAGGCCTTGCCGACGGCGGCTGACATGACCCCGGGTGCGCCGGCTCCGGATACCACGCAGTGCTTCTTCCAGGACTACTACTCTGCGTACTTTACTGGTATCCCGTGCTACGCGTATCTGTGGGGCATGGAGGACGGAACAGGCACACCGGTCACCGACCAGATTGCCGTCCGTTACGACAACTACAACTACCCCTTGTATGTGGCCGATGTTTATCAAGTCGCGGTTCGAGTTTCCGAAGCCAGCCATCTCGGTGGCGCCGGAGTGCCGATCCGCGTTTCGGTCTATGACGATGCCGGCGGCCTGCCGAATGCTCTGATGGGCTTTGCCGACTTCGCTCTGCCGTATCTGGCGGTGGGCGGCTCCGGAGCCTTCGTAACTCTGGTCCTGCCGACACCGATAACGGTAGCTGGTGGGGCGTACCATGTTAGCGTTGGCTACGGTCCGACCGCTGCTTTCGGCGACACACTGACTCTGCGGTCAACCTCCGGTAATGATTTTGGCTGCACCAATGCCGTCTCTGGGCGGAGCACCTATTATTATGCCGGCACATGGTATGATCTGCCGACTCTGTTTGGCGACGATACCGGTTATGACTGGGGTCTTCGCGTATGGTCCTGCGAGCACTATACTCAGTGCTTCACGCAGATGTCTTTCGGCGGTTATGTGTGGCTCTGGGCTGTCCCGGATCCTGCCTGGTCGACCGGGAGCACTCTGAACGGTATGGCTCAGCGCTTCGTGGCGACTGGTCCCGATACGCTGAAGACTGTGCGGTGGCGTCACTATTACCTGAACGATGGCGCCTACACCGGTGCCAGCACCAACGGCGTTGAAATCTCTGTCTGGGGTGACAATGCCGGCATGGTTGACTATGCCTCCGGGCCTCTGGCCACGGTGACGCTGCCAGGCGGTGTGGGTCTGTTCCCGAACACCGGACTTGGCGCAACCACCGGCTGGAATACTCTGGATATCGATTTCAGTTCGTTCAACCTCGTTCTTCTTGGCGCCTTCCATCTGTCCGCCAAGATGACCAGCGATGTCGGTGCTACTGGCGTGTTGTATTTCGCTACCTCGTTTGAAGGCGGCGGTCCGAACAACAATGACCAGACCGGCATGTCGTCTAATTTCACCGGCGACACCTGCCCGTGGCAGCTCACTACTGGCGCGGCCGTGGGTTGCACGACTGTTGCTACGTGGGATACCGACCTGGGTCTCGATCTGGGCTTCCTGATCGGCTCCGTTCGCTGCAAGGACGAGTTCTATACCTGTCAGCATCAGGCTACACACGACGGCTACTTCAATACTGCCTGGGGCCTGGGATACGCCGCTATCGGCTTCTCGCGCCGCGCGGTCTCCCAGATGATCCAGGGTGGTGTTGGCGGAGCGCCGAACCGCGTCGAAAAGATCGGCTTCGTCGTTGCTGATGACGCCCTCTTTGGCGACCCGTGCTGCACCAACGGTACCCCGAGCCTGAAAGTCAGCATCGATGCTGACAACGGTGCGATGGGTCCCGGTGCGACACTGTGGTCAACGACGCTGACCTATGCTCAACTCTCGCCTACCATTAATGGGTGGACGGAAGTGGTAATCCCCGGTGGGTTTGTAGTTCCCGGCAACTTCTATGTCACTGCGGAAATCGCTCCCACCGATTCGACTGCTGAATACTGGTACTTTGGCGGCGACCGCATGGTCGGTTCCCACACTTCACCGCCGCACATCATGTTCAACGGCGGTATGTGGCAGTTACGGAACGATCCTATAGCCAACTACTGGCAGAATCGTCATGCCGCAGCCGGTGACCTGGCCAACGCCATCTTCGAGGTGGATTTCTGCTCAATTCCACCGAACGAAGCCACCTGTGCGACTCCTGATGTCTGGCCGACTGCCGGTCATGACTATCAGCGCACCAACCATTCGAACGTGGCACTTTCCGATGCCTATTGCGATCTGACTCTGAACTGGCTCTATCAGCATCCGACCCAGCTCGCAACGTTCGTTGGTCCTATTATCGACGGTAACGAAGTTGTCATGTCATTCACCGCCGAGTACAAGATCCTCGATCTTGCCACGGGCGCTGTCCTCTCCACCCTGAACGACCCGGGCATCATGGGTTCCACCAACATCCGCTGCATTCCGACGATTGCAACGGTGGGCGGCATCCGGACCCTGTTCGTGGCGGGCGGCAGCCAGAACGCCGTCGCGGCGTATGACATCACCAACCCGGCTCTCCCCGTGGAGCGCTGGCGGATTGGCCCGACCAACGGGTGGGCCGGTCTTGGCAACATTGGTGTTGCCCGGTACACGAACTTCACCGTCCAGACCGTGGCCGGTACCGAAATCGTAATCTTTGGTACGGACGGCGGTAAGGTGTTTGCGGTCGATGCGAACCTCGGTACTGCCTATGCTCCGTGGGGTGTCGGCCTGGCCAACGCCACCAACGTGGGCGGTTCGACCCTGGCGTCAGGCGCTACCGACGGCGTGCGTTATTACTGCGGCACCAAGATCGACGGCTTGAACGCCGATCTGTTCGCTCTCAGTCTCGTCGATGGCAGCATCGTATGGCAGCTTTCCACCTCCGCCGGCCTTCAGGGTACTGTCGTGTACCCAGGTCTCGGTGCTGGTGCGGAAGGCTTCGATGCGACCGTGGCGGTCACACCGGACGATGGCACGGTTTGGGCCAACGCCACCATGGGGATCGGTAATCACCCGACCGATGGTGTGTTCTATCGCCTGAACTCGGCCTCCGGCGCGCTGAAGAGCGCGGTTGCTTCCAACTCCTCCTTTGGCGGTGTAAGCAATCCGATTATTGACCAGAATCGCGTTTATATTCCGACTCGCAGCCGCTGGGTCACCCCTCCGTCGGGTGGCTTCCTGCTGGCCTTCAGTCGGTACACTGGTACTCTCTCCTATGCTACGTATCTCGGCGCGGACGACAACGCTGGTCCGTTCCGTACCAACGGTGTCCTGACCTGCGAGACCGGTGCTCCGGATCAGTTGTTCGTATTCTCTGATAACGGCTACCTGAGCTGTGTCAATGCCGACAATGGTGACGAAATCTACCATCGTCGCATCGACCACCTCAGCGCCTCTCTGAACATTGGTGGCGCGGGTGCGGCTGCTCCGGGTCATTTGGTCTTTGGCGATCGCTACGGCGACGTCATCGACATGTCCAAGCAGACCGACCGGGCCCGTTTGGAGATTCTCCACTACGCGATAGCGCTGCCGGTTCCGTTCGGTTCACCGAATCCGACTATGGTGACGGTACCGAACGTGTACACCAACACCGGTTGCGTTGCGTTGAACGTTGCCTCCATCGCTTTCTCGGATGTGACCAACGGTCAGACCCCGGGCGCGGCGATGTTCTCGGGCGTCAGCGACGACGCTATGGCGAACGCCTCGTCGATAGCCAACAACCTGGCTGCCAACGCCGCGTCGTTTGCCAAGTGGCATCCTGCTGCCAAGGGCGACGAGATGCTCGTGGAGAATCGTGAGATTGCCGTCAAGCCGGCTCTTAACAAGGCCGCTGCGGCTGTCCCGCCGTTCATCAACGTCGGCGTCATTGGCCCGTTTGTGATCCCTGCGGGTGACACCGCCGACATCATTCTCAACGTCAATGGCCCGCTGGTGAACCGTGGTCCGAACGTCGCTTACGCGCAGTTCACGACCGATGATCCCGACTTCTGGCTGGGCACTTCAGCCCTGTTGCCGGAAGTGAAGATCACGCTGGTTGGTGGCTGCTTGATTGACACCACCGCGCTGAATTTCGGCGCTGCCAGTGCCAACATGCAGTGGGTAACCAACACCGGCCGTTTGGGTACCGGTGACTGGACCCCGCACGCGTTTGACATCGACGGCGAAGATGCGATCTTCTATCAGGGCACGTATCTCTTCGGCGTGGATTCCTTCCGCCTTGCCATGAACACGCAGGATTGGTCCTCGGGTGGTGGCGAGAACGATGCATGGATTTCCATGCAGCCGGATCCGAACTTCTGCGACGGCGATTGCAAGCCCGCGCTGACGACGGGTGCCACCCTTGGCGCCGTGTCGCTCACCGGTGTGGGTCTCTATACCCCGCTGGTTGGCAACATCATCTGCAAGAGCTACATCGATTCCGTCCAGAACTTCGACGACGGTACCGGCTGGTACTGGAGATGGTACGGCGCTCCGTTCGACGACACGCTGACCATGGGTCTGTACTGCAACAGCAAGACCTTTGCGGTTGAAGACGCTCCTGTCGGTTTCGAGCTGCTGAACAACGTGACGGTTGAAGTCATGAAGTTCTTCCCGCGGTTCGGACAGGCTGTTCCGGGCTGGAAGTTCGCTTCCGACATCGACTATGATGTTGGCACCGATACGGCCGCTATGGACCAGAGCATTTCGACCGTCTGGTCGTTTAACGCCAACAAGCCGGCTACCGGCGATGCGTATGGTATGGTGAAGCTGCCGTTCGGCGGCTGCGGCATTGCACCCATGAAGAACGTGCGTGCGCTGCAGTCTCTGCAGGGTCAGTTTGAAGACACCGATGGTCGTGGCAACCCGTACTGGGATTCTGCCTATTACTACATGAGTCTGCCGTCCGGTTCTATGACTTCACAGAACATCCGGCAGTCCGGTGGTGATCAGCAGATGCATGCCACCTTCATCGAGCACGACTTCACCGGAAACGATACGCTCGTGTTTGGCGTGGCTCACTTTGGATTCCTCGGGCTGACTAATCCG
This Candidatus Zixiibacteriota bacterium DNA region includes the following protein-coding sequences:
- a CDS encoding PQQ-binding-like beta-propeller repeat protein → MLKRLLTAVLVLGVLFAFNGTAFSNPSDIPRDLDPKDRDLPTVTGTTSKAQLQPGQVNTPNKSWPRVQALPTAADMTPGAPAPDTTQCFFQDYYSAYFTGIPCYAYLWGMEDGTGTPVTDQIAVRYDNYNYPLYVADVYQVAVRVSEASHLGGAGVPIRVSVYDDAGGLPNALMGFADFALPYLAVGGSGAFVTLVLPTPITVAGGAYHVSVGYGPTAAFGDTLTLRSTSGNDFGCTNAVSGRSTYYYAGTWYDLPTLFGDDTGYDWGLRVWSCEHYTQCFTQMSFGGYVWLWAVPDPAWSTGSTLNGMAQRFVATGPDTLKTVRWRHYYLNDGAYTGASTNGVEISVWGDNAGMVDYASGPLATVTLPGGVGLFPNTGLGATTGWNTLDIDFSSFNLVLLGAFHLSAKMTSDVGATGVLYFATSFEGGGPNNNDQTGMSSNFTGDTCPWQLTTGAAVGCTTVATWDTDLGLDLGFLIGSVRCKDEFYTCQHQATHDGYFNTAWGLGYAAIGFSRRAVSQMIQGGVGGAPNRVEKIGFVVADDALFGDPCCTNGTPSLKVSIDADNGAMGPGATLWSTTLTYAQLSPTINGWTEVVIPGGFVVPGNFYVTAEIAPTDSTAEYWYFGGDRMVGSHTSPPHIMFNGGMWQLRNDPIANYWQNRHAAAGDLANAIFEVDFCSIPPNEATCATPDVWPTAGHDYQRTNHSNVALSDAYCDLTLNWLYQHPTQLATFVGPIIDGNEVVMSFTAEYKILDLATGAVLSTLNDPGIMGSTNIRCIPTIATVGGIRTLFVAGGSQNAVAAYDITNPALPVERWRIGPTNGWAGLGNIGVARYTNFTVQTVAGTEIVIFGTDGGKVFAVDANLGTAYAPWGVGLANATNVGGSTLASGATDGVRYYCGTKIDGLNADLFALSLVDGSIVWQLSTSAGLQGTVVYPGLGAGAEGFDATVAVTPDDGTVWANATMGIGNHPTDGVFYRLNSASGALKSAVASNSSFGGVSNPIIDQNRVYIPTRSRWVTPPSGGFLLAFSRYTGTLSYATYLGADDNAGPFRTNGVLTCETGAPDQLFVFSDNGYLSCVNADNGDEIYHRRIDHLSASLNIGGAGAAAPGHLVFGDRYGDVIDMSKQTDRARLEILHYAIALPVPFGSPNPTMVTVPNVYTNTGCVALNVASIAFSDVTNGQTPGAAMFSGVSDDAMANASSIANNLAANAASFAKWHPAAKGDEMLVENREIAVKPALNKAAAAVPPFINVGVIGPFVIPAGDTADIILNVNGPLVNRGPNVAYAQFTTDDPDFWLGTSALLPEVKITLVGGCLIDTTALNFGAASANMQWVTNTGRLGTGDWTPHAFDIDGEDAIFYQGTYLFGVDSFRLAMNTQDWSSGGGENDAWISMQPDPNFCDGDCKPALTTGATLGAVSLTGVGLYTPLVGNIICKSYIDSVQNFDDGTGWYWRWYGAPFDDTLTMGLYCNSKTFAVEDAPVGFELLNNVTVEVMKFFPRFGQAVPGWKFASDIDYDVGTDTAAMDQSISTVWSFNANKPATGDAYGMVKLPFGGCGIAPMKNVRALQSLQGQFEDTDGRGNPYWDSAYYYMSLPSGSMTSQNIRQSGGDQQMHATFIEHDFTGNDTLVFGVAHFGFLGLTNPHDGSNYAALARLVNKWVGYGRGDVNNDNTINLADIVYLTQTVAGGPGAIPFAHLSDVNADGATDAADVTFLVNYYFNYGDCPSGAFIVGL